The proteins below are encoded in one region of Candidatus Thiodiazotropha sp. LNASS1:
- a CDS encoding histidine kinase: MSDLDKNTPANTNEYGHDYQLARRYGITSFIAIILIAIIILLLFRYESSRIIQDSAKQSNESLTIATEYALNDHFVMYLNLIKLNKKKPGEMPFDPLLARAIRKMIKDTNVDRIKLYDVKGRVAYSSNPSAYTEEDEDNDGFKTAIAGYPRTVLNYRDSFTIFNNNDRDVNLVQTYVPIRVDENSPVLGVMEIYYDISGYVSHAMRTIIVLMLTTLLLMLFLYTFLLMHIKRSERIIEDQNRITREKKVLLEFLTAKMINAQEDEKKRIAFDLHEDVVQTLSGVKMQLEKYILSLNQQKKEGEVNQLSTEIVPMLQNAAHKIRAVAIDLRPPSLDDFGLKAALNSVVSECHTETSGLEIEIVFALEEADISLERKSILYRLVKDILHAICFEQKLTAKVQIRFDRVLGGLSMRVVITSKKIDILYREELPDYLTTMEERTILSGGEFSRMPKYDDTIEVKSIWAF, encoded by the coding sequence GTGTCGGACCTAGACAAAAACACTCCAGCAAATACCAATGAGTATGGCCACGATTATCAGCTCGCCAGGCGCTACGGTATCACAAGTTTCATTGCCATCATCCTGATAGCCATTATTATTCTTCTCCTGTTTCGCTACGAATCATCACGCATCATTCAAGACTCTGCAAAACAGAGCAACGAGTCGCTGACTATTGCGACTGAGTATGCGCTTAATGATCATTTTGTGATGTATCTGAATCTTATCAAGCTAAATAAAAAGAAACCGGGTGAGATGCCATTCGACCCATTGCTTGCGCGTGCGATACGAAAAATGATAAAGGATACCAATGTTGACAGGATAAAGCTGTACGATGTGAAGGGACGAGTCGCTTACTCATCCAATCCTTCAGCCTACACTGAAGAAGATGAGGATAACGATGGTTTCAAGACGGCGATAGCGGGTTATCCGAGAACCGTCTTAAACTATCGTGATAGTTTCACTATCTTCAATAACAATGACAGGGACGTAAACCTGGTACAGACATATGTGCCGATACGGGTAGATGAAAATTCGCCAGTATTGGGTGTTATGGAGATTTATTACGACATCAGCGGCTATGTCAGTCATGCTATGAGGACAATCATTGTTCTGATGTTGACGACGTTGTTGTTGATGCTGTTCCTCTACACTTTCTTGCTGATGCACATCAAACGATCTGAACGCATCATTGAAGACCAGAATCGAATCACAAGAGAAAAGAAGGTGCTGCTCGAATTTCTCACTGCCAAGATGATCAATGCCCAGGAGGATGAGAAAAAACGCATAGCCTTTGATCTCCATGAAGACGTGGTTCAGACCCTGTCCGGTGTCAAGATGCAGCTGGAAAAATATATACTGAGTCTTAATCAGCAGAAAAAGGAGGGCGAAGTCAATCAACTCTCCACGGAAATCGTGCCGATGCTGCAGAATGCAGCTCATAAAATCAGGGCGGTTGCTATCGATCTGCGCCCACCGAGTCTCGACGATTTCGGTCTCAAGGCTGCACTCAATTCAGTGGTTTCAGAGTGTCACACCGAGACATCAGGTCTTGAGATTGAGATTGTTTTCGCACTTGAGGAAGCTGATATCTCACTAGAACGTAAGTCAATCCTGTATCGTCTGGTTAAAGACATATTACATGCCATTTGTTTTGAGCAAAAACTGACTGCCAAGGTGCAGATTAGGTTCGATCGGGTTTTAGGCGGCCTCTCTATGAGGGTTGTGATTACCAGTAAAAAGATTGATATTCTTTACAGAGAAGAGTTGCCTGACTATTTAACCACGATGGAGGAGCGAACGATTCTCTCTGGTGGAGAGTTCTCGAGAATGCCCAAGTACGACGATACGATTGAGGTGAAATCCATATGGGCTTTCTGA
- a CDS encoding ABC transporter substrate-binding protein, translated as MKINIKRLAYLSLFITASLYSTLSMNDADIDSRAYTLGKQFYTEGLQPNGKLVKATIQGDIAVEGDQLICETCHRKSGMGSTEGQQVVPAVAGNVLFKPLKIPVSKPPEPPVFREGYTRETLMAAIRDGIDANGKPLDPFMPRYDIDDETLDGLMVYLDTLSQTASPGVTEDTIHFATIVLSSNSMEENKALQDVMEQYVLQKNIETRYESKRAKNAPWHKEWLFKPYRKWQIHTWELRGEKESWPAQLADYYQKQPIFALINGIVPSGWELVHEFCERETIPCLFPTTSLPVVDETDFYTIYLTKGAVHEAEAVASYITKILSVKSVIQFIDKSSQLSVVSADSLRNELKKNGLVVDDVVVGDTNDSSRLLPEMDGERAVVLWLDQEKSDQLIDGVSQQKNSPPIILSTLHYGHDSSRIPNDLVNSLVFVHTSEMPDKTNKLLMRSTGWFRAKRIYDPNEKEIQANAYFALKVVGDAVKHIRGYFYRDYFIEKIEHMIDDLPYTSIYPRVSMAPDQRFVSRGYYIAKLDGRGGIRNITEWVAP; from the coding sequence ATGAAAATAAACATTAAGCGGCTTGCTTACCTCAGTCTCTTTATCACAGCCAGCCTCTATTCTACACTGTCCATGAATGACGCGGATATCGACTCGCGTGCCTATACATTAGGAAAACAGTTCTACACTGAAGGACTTCAACCAAATGGCAAGCTGGTGAAAGCCACAATCCAGGGAGACATTGCGGTAGAAGGTGATCAGTTGATATGTGAAACCTGCCACAGGAAGAGCGGCATGGGATCAACGGAAGGCCAGCAGGTTGTACCGGCTGTTGCCGGGAATGTGCTGTTCAAACCGTTAAAAATACCGGTTAGCAAGCCCCCGGAGCCTCCTGTGTTCCGTGAAGGTTATACGAGGGAAACTCTGATGGCGGCAATCAGGGACGGTATAGATGCCAATGGTAAACCGTTGGATCCGTTTATGCCAAGGTACGATATTGATGACGAGACGCTGGATGGCTTGATGGTGTATCTCGACACGCTGTCCCAAACAGCGTCACCAGGTGTTACCGAAGATACAATACATTTTGCAACAATCGTATTATCGTCAAACAGCATGGAGGAGAATAAGGCGCTGCAAGATGTTATGGAGCAGTATGTCTTACAAAAGAATATCGAAACAAGATATGAAAGCAAAAGGGCGAAGAATGCTCCATGGCACAAGGAGTGGTTGTTCAAGCCATATCGAAAATGGCAAATTCATACTTGGGAGTTGAGGGGTGAAAAAGAGAGTTGGCCCGCCCAGCTGGCTGATTACTATCAAAAACAACCAATATTTGCTTTGATCAATGGAATTGTTCCATCAGGGTGGGAACTTGTTCATGAGTTTTGTGAACGCGAGACTATTCCATGTCTCTTCCCCACCACATCTTTACCTGTAGTCGATGAAACTGATTTCTACACCATATATCTGACCAAGGGTGCAGTCCATGAGGCTGAAGCGGTTGCATCCTATATTACTAAAATCCTTTCCGTGAAAAGCGTTATCCAGTTTATCGATAAATCATCTCAATTAAGCGTGGTGAGTGCTGATTCACTTCGTAACGAACTGAAAAAAAACGGTCTTGTGGTAGATGACGTTGTAGTCGGGGATACGAACGATTCTTCGCGGTTGCTACCTGAAATGGATGGTGAGCGTGCCGTTGTTTTATGGCTCGACCAGGAAAAGTCCGACCAGCTTATTGATGGAGTGAGCCAGCAGAAAAATAGCCCACCGATAATACTCTCGACCTTGCATTACGGCCATGACAGTAGCCGCATACCGAATGATTTAGTGAATTCTCTTGTGTTTGTTCATACATCAGAAATGCCTGATAAGACAAACAAGCTGCTGATGCGCTCAACAGGCTGGTTTAGGGCTAAGAGAATCTACGACCCTAATGAAAAAGAGATTCAAGCGAATGCCTATTTTGCATTAAAGGTGGTTGGAGATGCCGTGAAACATATCCGTGGTTATTTCTATCGAGACTACTTTATCGAAAAAATCGAGCACATGATTGACGATCTGCCCTATACTTCGATATATCCAAGAGTAAGTATGGCACCAGATCAGCGGTTCGTATCCCGGGGTTACTACATCGCAAAACTGGACGGTAGAGGAGGAATACGGAATATTACCGAGTGGGTTGCGCCGTAA
- a CDS encoding Calx-beta domain-containing protein, translating into MLKRLFTAVILAGLFYQPVLNGAAGLTADVDKLVAQVDLTSRVPVIVKFKKNINIDDLRRFINKKHQYEPAVTKSQSRLKKQLRRRLLTGLQDQLIKPKAKLAKILRDHGVKTRLKSLWVINAVALDLPANLVDKIAAMPEVERITVDMQLTMSDDSVEGLTTDPLWNLININTEQLWQQGIDGDGVTVAIMDSGVELNHPDLIEKWRGGANSWFDPYQQNELPADTVGHGTQALGIILGGDESGFQIGMAPEAKWIAAKIFDNANESTLSAIHESFQWLLDPDGDPLTDDAPDLVNNSWGFSTTINECFQEFSEDIKLLREAGIGVVFSAGNFGPSTESSISPANDPGALSVGSVDQSNEIELLSSRGPGACDGGVFPKLAAPGSLIFTADLLPNAYNIVSGTSFAAPHVTGAMALLKSAFPDAALSQIETALYDSAVDLGEAGTDDSFGYGLLDVAAAHALLESNFGSNENSRIEFNESLFSVDENTQKLIVTVRRSGGSKGEASVDYTTIEDEARQGRDYAISKGTLQFNDGETLRSFEIFIHDDDLDEENESFYVALSNVDGNATLGEELEAEVIILDNDGTGAISFGAVAYAVNESKQQAIIDLIRTGGSTGIVDVEYQLLAKSAAADIDFIADSETIRFQSGETQKEIHVELVDDTLHEDNETFQILLTAVSEDTSIAEPASTTVTILDDDPDIETVSIYLDAVSYEVNESSNRVILTVIRSGDLEASASVKYKTIDGSAIKDSDYVGTSGTLTFPAGVTRRTISIEIINDGLYEEESSFTLILSDASGNAAISTPSAAIVRIIDDDALPFVSIHSSPSHSSGGLPSRFSSNRETLEQDSTQNQSRNRRDRGSTLKIFDLSLRGYDSSALLDRLGLQAPEVSATTQPRDGDAEKHVEDNKKSECGGSAISADPGACGSDNEKETVTPTDSKDVQTVPEFPEVDADGTTGDAAPQATSDAPLREQL; encoded by the coding sequence ATGCTTAAGCGATTATTCACTGCCGTAATCTTGGCGGGATTGTTCTATCAACCCGTGCTGAATGGTGCCGCAGGATTAACCGCCGATGTTGATAAACTTGTGGCACAGGTTGATCTCACATCCCGTGTCCCGGTCATTGTAAAATTCAAAAAAAACATCAATATCGATGACTTGCGTAGATTTATTAACAAAAAACATCAATATGAGCCGGCAGTCACTAAGTCACAGTCGAGGCTAAAGAAGCAATTACGCAGAAGGCTGTTGACCGGCCTGCAGGACCAGCTCATCAAGCCAAAGGCAAAACTCGCCAAAATATTGCGTGATCACGGTGTAAAAACACGCCTGAAATCACTTTGGGTCATCAACGCTGTCGCCTTGGACCTGCCAGCCAATCTGGTGGATAAGATCGCCGCCATGCCCGAGGTGGAACGGATCACAGTCGATATGCAGTTGACCATGAGTGATGACAGTGTCGAGGGTCTGACGACAGATCCGTTGTGGAATCTCATCAACATCAACACCGAACAACTCTGGCAGCAGGGGATCGATGGCGATGGTGTCACTGTCGCCATCATGGACTCCGGCGTTGAGCTTAACCACCCGGATCTTATCGAAAAATGGCGCGGCGGGGCTAACAGTTGGTTCGACCCTTATCAGCAGAATGAACTACCCGCCGATACGGTGGGCCATGGCACGCAGGCACTTGGCATCATACTGGGGGGTGATGAGAGCGGTTTTCAAATCGGCATGGCGCCTGAGGCCAAATGGATAGCGGCAAAGATCTTCGACAACGCCAATGAGTCAACGCTGAGCGCGATTCATGAGTCGTTTCAATGGCTGCTCGATCCGGACGGTGACCCACTGACCGATGACGCCCCCGACCTGGTCAACAATTCTTGGGGCTTTTCCACAACCATCAATGAGTGTTTCCAGGAATTCAGTGAAGACATCAAGCTGCTGCGGGAAGCCGGGATTGGTGTCGTGTTCTCCGCCGGCAACTTCGGTCCATCCACTGAATCCAGTATCAGTCCAGCCAACGATCCAGGTGCGCTCTCCGTTGGATCGGTGGATCAGTCCAACGAGATAGAACTGCTCAGCAGCCGTGGGCCAGGCGCCTGTGACGGCGGCGTTTTCCCCAAGCTGGCTGCACCCGGCAGCCTGATCTTTACCGCAGACCTGCTGCCCAACGCCTATAACATTGTCTCCGGCACTTCATTCGCCGCACCCCATGTAACCGGAGCCATGGCACTGCTTAAAAGTGCGTTTCCCGATGCCGCACTTTCCCAGATCGAAACCGCACTCTATGACTCTGCTGTCGATTTGGGCGAGGCAGGTACAGATGATAGCTTCGGTTACGGCCTGCTGGACGTAGCTGCGGCACATGCACTCCTCGAGAGCAACTTCGGATCCAATGAAAACAGCCGGATCGAGTTCAATGAATCACTCTTTTCCGTGGATGAGAATACACAGAAACTGATAGTCACTGTCAGGCGTTCAGGCGGGAGCAAAGGAGAGGCCAGCGTCGACTACACCACGATTGAAGACGAGGCAAGGCAGGGCCGTGACTATGCCATCAGCAAGGGCACACTGCAATTCAATGACGGAGAAACGCTACGCAGTTTCGAGATATTCATCCATGATGATGACCTGGATGAAGAGAATGAATCGTTCTACGTCGCACTATCCAATGTGGATGGCAATGCCACGCTTGGAGAGGAGTTGGAGGCAGAGGTCATTATTCTGGACAATGACGGTACAGGGGCCATTTCATTTGGCGCTGTCGCATATGCCGTCAACGAATCGAAACAGCAGGCAATCATCGATCTGATTCGCACGGGAGGCAGCACAGGTATTGTTGATGTGGAGTATCAGCTACTGGCGAAAAGCGCTGCTGCCGATATCGATTTTATTGCCGATAGCGAGACGATACGCTTCCAATCGGGAGAGACGCAGAAGGAGATACATGTCGAATTGGTCGATGACACTCTGCATGAAGACAATGAGACCTTTCAGATTCTACTTACAGCAGTCAGCGAGGACACATCGATAGCAGAACCTGCCTCCACCACGGTCACAATTCTCGATGATGATCCGGATATTGAGACTGTTTCGATCTATCTGGATGCGGTCAGTTATGAAGTCAATGAGTCGAGCAATCGAGTCATCTTGACAGTGATTCGATCGGGTGACCTTGAGGCCAGCGCATCTGTCAAATATAAGACTATCGACGGTTCAGCCATAAAGGATAGTGACTACGTTGGCACCAGCGGCACCCTGACATTTCCGGCCGGAGTGACGCGTCGAACTATTTCGATTGAGATAATTAACGATGGTCTATACGAGGAGGAGAGCAGTTTTACACTGATACTCTCCGATGCAAGCGGCAATGCCGCAATCAGCACGCCATCTGCTGCGATTGTCAGAATTATAGATGATGACGCCCTGCCCTTCGTCTCAATTCACTCATCTCCAAGCCATAGCAGCGGCGGACTCCCTTCCCGTTTTTCCAGCAATAGAGAGACGTTGGAACAGGATTCCACACAAAATCAGTCTCGCAATCGTAGGGACCGAGGTTCAACCCTCAAGATCTTCGATCTTTCACTACGTGGTTATGACAGTAGCGCCTTGTTGGACAGACTTGGCCTGCAAGCGCCAGAGGTGTCTGCGACAACTCAACCAAGGGACGGCGACGCCGAAAAGCATGTGGAAGATAACAAGAAATCAGAATGCGGTGGCTCTGCCATCTCTGCCGATCCGGGGGCCTGTGGCTCCGACAATGAGAAAGAAACTGTTACACCGACAGACTCCAAGGATGTCCAAACGGTACCAGAATTCCCAGAAGTGGATGCGGATGGTACAACCGGCGATGCTGCTCCTCAAGCAACGAGTGACGCCCCTCTTAGGGAACAGCTCTGA